A genome region from Populus alba chromosome 5, ASM523922v2, whole genome shotgun sequence includes the following:
- the LOC118062112 gene encoding alcohol acyltransferase 9, translated as MLKLPELPDCFYQNQPSLICPSSPAPKHSLYLSNLDDQKFLRFSIKYLYLFKKSISLDILKHSLSKVLVHYYPLAGRLRASTEVDQKLEIDCNGEGAVFAEAFMDITAEEFLELSKKPNKSWRKLMYKVEAQSFLDIPPLVIQVTNLRCGGMIVCTAINHCVCDGIGTSQFLHAWAQITAKPNLDLAIVPLHTRHVLRPRNPSEITFTHPEYVRNTPRENGHLDIDINHYLQSQPLVPSSLTFTTSHIIHLKRQCVPSLKCTAFEALASHTWRSWVRALDLSPSLNVKLLFSVNVRKRLVPEIPQGYYGNGFVLGCAQTSAKDLVASNMCHGVKLVQQAKSSLTDDYVRSMIDLLEDKSVKTDLSMSLVISQWSKLGLEDVDFGEGKPLHMGPLSSDIYCLFLPVIGDSEAVRVQVSMPESVHEKFEYYMKECCLGKEANGFC; from the exons atgttaaaattacCAGAACTTCCAGATTGTTTCTATCAAAACCAGCCATCCTTAATCTGTCCAAGCAGCCCAGCACCAAAGCATTCTCTGTATCTTTCCAATCTTGATGACCAAAAGTTCTTAAGATTCTCCATTAAATATCTCTACCTCTTCAAGAAATCTATAAGCCTAGATATCTTGAAACACTCACTCTCCAAAGTTCTTGTGCATTACTACCCTTTAGCTGGGAGGTTGAGAGCCAGCACAGAAGTTGATCAAAAGCTTGAGATTGATTGCAATGGAGAAGGTGCTGTCTTTGCTGAAGCTTTCATGGATATCACTGCTGAAGAGTTCCTTGAACTTTCTAAGAAACCAAACAAGTCCTGGAGAAAACTGATGTATAAAGTGGAAGCTCAGAGTTTCTTGGATATTCCTCCTCTTGTAATTCAG GTGACGAATCTCAGGTGTGGAGGGATGATTGTGTGCACCGCGATCAATCACTGTGTATGTGACGGCATCGGCACATCACAGTTCTTACATGCATGGGCTCAGATCACCGCAAAACCGAATCTTGATCTGGCAATCGTGCCGTTGCATACCCGCCACGTGTTAAGACCCCGAAATCCCTCAGAAATAACCTTCACTCACCCCGAATATGTCAGAAATACCCCTAGAGAGAATGGCCACTTAGACATCGACATTAACCATTATTTACAATCTCAGCCACTAGTGCCATCATCCTTAACCTTCACCACCTCCCATATAATCCACCTCAAGAGGCAGTGCGTGCCATCACTGAAGTGCACCGCCTTTGAAGCCTTGGCATCTCACACATGGCGTTCTTGGGTTAGGGCACTGGACTTGTCGCCTTCGCTCAATGTCAAGCTTCTTTTCTCTGTTAATGTCAGGAAAAGGTTAGTCCCAGAAATACCACAAGGGTATTATGGGAATGGATTTGTGCTAGGATGCGCACAAACTAGTGCCAAGGATCTGGTCGCTAGTAACATGTGCCACGGGGTCAAGTTGGTTCAGCAAGCTAAATCAAGTTTAACCGATGATTATGTGAGGTCAATGATTGATTTGTTGGAGGATAAATCAGTAAAAACGGACCTTTCGATGAGCTTGGTTATATCACAATGGTCTAAGCTAGGGTTAGAGGATGTAGATTTCGGAGAAGGGAAGCCGTTGCATATGGGTCCTCTATCAAGTGATATTTACTGCTTGTTTTTACCTGTTATTGGTGATTCTGAAGCTGTGAGAGTGCAGGTATCAATGCCAGAGAGTGTGCACGAGAAGTTTGAGTATTACATGAAGGAATGCTGCTTGGGTAAGGAAGCAAACGGATTCTGTTAA
- the LOC118062111 gene encoding ribosome biogenesis regulatory protein homolog — protein MDTQNEYQVDLGNLMAFDPFHHFTSIPSSREELVAECLSNGTELVQAIVSGVFNLPSTEDIDGPLVKLPPPTTKLPREKPLPKPKPPTRWEQFAKAKGIRNRKKDKVVWDEQTGTWKRRYGFDRVNDDADVPIIEAKMTDEPGVDPFAKRAAEKKERVQKNQKNQLQNLKTAAKAGALPSHVQLAATALPITGTQAAKKKFTKDELGNVAGLASTATASGGKFDKKLRGEKPVKNQGKHRKFLPVVEGSGIGSQEKEQTDRVLSKLISSNSHEILNVDKAVTMYNVNKERKRRNQYGKPSSTRNEQGKSSSTPSKLKPNNKPMKAKSFPNKGKGSFSKKGKGSFSKKGKA, from the exons ATGGATACACAAAATGAGTACCAGGTTGACCTTGGAAATCTTATGGCTTTTGACCCCTTTCACCACTTTACCTCTATTCCTTCTTCTAG GGAGGAGTTAGTTGCAGAATGTCTAAGTAATGGCACTGAGCTAGTTCAAGCCATTGTCAGTGGTGTTTTCAACTTGCCTTCAACTGAAGATATAGACGGTCCTCTTGTCAAGTTGCCGCCTCCAACAACAAAACTGCCAAGGGAGAAGCCT cTGCCAAAGCCAAAACCTCCTACAAGATGGGAACAGTTTGCCAAAGCAAAAG GAATAAGGAACCGCAAAAAAGACAAGGTTGTTTGGGACGAACAAACTGGTACTTGGAAACGTCGTTATGGATTTGATCGTGTCAATGATGATGCCGATGTTCCCATAATTGAGGCCAAGATGACTGATG AGCCAGGAGTGGATCCTTTTGCCAAGAGAGCAGCAGAGAAGAAGGAAAGGGTTCAAAAAAACCAGAAGAATCAGTTGCAAAACTTGAAAACTGCCGCCAAAGCTGGTGCTTTGCCTAG CCATGTTCAGCTAGCTGCCACAGCCTTGCCTATAACTGGAACCCAGGCTGCAAAAAAGAAATTTACCAAAGACGAGCTAGGAAATGTAGCTGGACTAGCTTCTACTGCAACTGCCAGTGGTGGAAAGTTTGACAAGAAGTTGCGAGGAGAAAAGCCtgttaaaaatcaaggaaaacaTCGCAAG TTCCTACCAGTTGTAGAAGGTTCGGGGATTGGCAGTCAAGAAAAGGAGCAAACTGATAGAGTTCTAAGCAAACTAATCTCATCGAATTCACATGAGATTCTTAATGTGGATAAG GCTGTTACCATGTACAATGTCAATAAGGAGAGAAAACGAAGGAATCAATATGGGAAGCCTTCTTCAACAAGGAATGAGCAAGGGAAGTCTTCTTCAACGCCAAGCAAATTGAAACCAAATAACAAACCAATGAAGGCAAAGAGCTTTCCAAATAAAGGAAAGGGGAGTTTTTCGAAGAAAGGAAAGGGGAGTTTTTCAAAGAAAGGAAAGGCATAG
- the LOC118062110 gene encoding mitogen-activated protein kinase homolog NTF3-like, translating to MATPVEPPNGVRIQGKHYYSMWQTLFEIDTKYVPIKPIGRGAYGIVCSSVNRETNEKVAIKKIHNAFENRVDALRTLRELKLLRHLRHENVIALKDVMMPTQRRSFNDVYLVYELMDTDLHQIIKSSQALSNDHCQYFLFQLLRGLKYLHSANILHRDLKPGNLLINANCDLKICDFGLARTSNGNNQFMTEYVVTRWYRAPELLLCCDNYGTSIDVWSVGCIFAELLGRKPIFPGTECLNQLKLIINILGSQSEEDLEFIDNMKAKKYIKSLPYSLGTPFSRLYPNAHPLAIDLLQKMLIFDPSKRITVTGALEHPYMSPLYDPSCNPPAQVPIDLDIDEELGEDMIREMMWKEMLLYHPEVAAVNGEVCAPNLVC from the exons ATGGCAACTCCAGTTGAGCCTCCAAATGGGGTTCGGATTCAGGGGAAGCATTACTATTCCATGTGGCAAACTTTGTTTGAGATTGACACGAAATATGTGCCGATCAAGCCTATAGGTCGAGGGGCTTATGGTATTGTGTGCTCTTCTGTGAATAGAGAAACTAACGAGAAAGTTGCGATTAAAAAGATACACAATGCTTTCGAAAACCGTGTTGATGCGCTGAGAACATTAAGGGAACTGAAGCTTCTTCGGCATCTTCGACATGAAAATGTGATTGCTTTGAAAGATGTGATGATGCCTACACAGAGACGAAGCTTTAATGATGTTTATCTGGTTTATGAACTCATGGATACGGATCTGCATCAAATTATCAAGTCTTCTCAAGCACTTTCAAATGATCACTGCCAATATTTCCTATTTCAG TTGCTTCGCGGTCTGAAATATCTTCACTCAGCAAATATTCTCCATCGTGACTTGAAGCCTGGAAACCTTCTCATCAATGCGAACTGTGACCTAAAAATCTGTGATTTTGGGCTGGCACGCACTAGCAATGGCAACAACCAGTTCATGACTGAGTATGTTGTCACTCGTTGGTATCGAGCTCCAGAGCTCCTTCTATGCTGTGATAATTATGGGACATCAATTGATGTCTGGTCTGTAGGATGCATCTTTGCAGAGCTTCTTGGTCGGAAGCCTATCTTCCCTGGCACAGAATGTCTCAATCAGCTTAAACTTATCATCAACATCCTCGGAAGTCAAAGTGAGGAGGATCTTGAATTTATTGATAACATGAAGGCAAAGAAATATATCAAGTCACTTCCTTATTCACTTGGGACTCCCTTTTCCCGCCTTTATCCTAATGCACATCCTTTGGCAATTGATCTGCTACAAAAAATGCTTATTTTTGACCCATCAAAGAGGATCACTGTTACTGGAGCACTGGAACACCCTTACATGTCTCCACTATATGATCCCAGCTGCAACCCTCCAGCTCAGGTCCCAATTGATCTTGACATAGATGAGGAATTGGGGGAAGATATGATACGAGAGATGATGTGGAAGGAGATGCTTCTTTACCATCCTGAGGTTGCAGCGGTCAATGGTGAGGTGTGTGCTCCTAATCTCGTCTGTTAA